The following are from one region of the Siniperca chuatsi isolate FFG_IHB_CAS linkage group LG13, ASM2008510v1, whole genome shotgun sequence genome:
- the LOC122886668 gene encoding uncharacterized protein LOC122886668 — MDAPGESLNVRYKEEDGTVFFENYVPPSRDAIHLPTYALYLLIAIFVVLGVLYAIIGHLIKDLIHDFADLLCGEQPEEVVVNYCEAKDKFMADWCPETSPELEALARAEENKMVDRDFMKAPAIWIISTEPQGSRTGPHVVFGKRT; from the exons ATGGACGCACCGGGGGAGAGCTTAAACGTTCGTTACAAGGAAGAAGATGGGACCGTGTTCTTTGAGAACTATGTGCCCCCCTCTCGGGATGCTATCCACCTGCCTACCTATGCCCTCTATCTGCTCATAGCCATCTTTGTCGTGCTGGGTGTTCTTTATGCCATCATCGGTCACCTCATCAAAGACCTCATCCATGACTTTGCAG ACTTGCTGTGTGGGGAGCAGCCTGAGGAAGTGGTGGTGAACTATTGCGAGGCCAAGGATAAGTTCATGGCAGACTGGTGCCCAGAAACTTCCCCCGAACTAGAGGCGTTGGCCCGGGCCGAGGAGAACAAGATGGTCGACAGGGACTTCATGAAAGCCCCTGCTATCTGGATCATCTCTACAGAACCTCAGGGGAGCAGGACGGGACCCCATGTGGTGTTTGGGAAGAGGACTTAG
- the tm6sf2a gene encoding transmembrane 6 superfamily member 2, which produces MRPPVEVCVFLLSLLAPGVLYTMNNIPALQEPLAILGMGMVVLGFVLLLLLLLTVRNKMKVDPLFYVFAEFSFTCMVGLTNALEQDGFISGFMGFYLKMGEPHLCTAYAVMMSYWEGVIHLVLFLAIIHCMFKGKSYRTLGLLWAGSSIAHQIVLIPGVVIGKYGSNIRPAFWRNIPFFLVPFWAASLLFSRPREMPIVTADKISVEQKKSLLSRPVDLLLSLVLLGAMAFSVFRGFVVLDCPLDACFTYIYQYEPYLKDPVGFPRVMMLVYLFYALPLLTVFIYGLKTPGCGWMLDWTIFFAGAMAQTQWCHIGASLHSRTPFTYRVPADKWWPVIILNVLLAAAPALLALRCHTNPAYFLKPVPKGQTNSEKKKN; this is translated from the exons ATGAGGCCGCCGGTGGAAGTCTGCGTGTTTCTCCTTTCCCTCTTGGCTCCTGGAGTTTTATATACCATGAACAACATCCCTGCGCTTCAGGA ACCTCTTGCTATCCTGGGAATGGGAATGGTCGTCCTGGGATTcgttcttctcctcctcctcctcctcactgtgcGCAACAAGATGAAAGTGGACCCCCTATTCTATG TATTTGCAGAGTTTTCCTTCACCTGCATGGTGGGCCTGACTAATGCTTTAGAGCAGGATGGGTTCATCTCTGGCTTCATGGGCTTCTACCTAAAGATG GGTGAGCCTCATCTATGCACCGCCTATGCTGTGATGATGTCTTACTGGGAAGGCGTCATTCACTTGGTCCTCTTCCTCGCTATTATCCACTGCATGTTCAAGGG GAAGTCCTATCGTACCCTGGGGCTGCTGTGGGCCGGCTCCTCAATCGCCCATCAGATCGTTCTCATCCCGGGAGTGGTCATTG GTAAATATGGGTCTAACATTCGACCAGCCTTCTGGAGGAACATCCCCTTCTTTTTGGTGCCTTTCTGGGCAGCGTCCCTGCTCTTTAGCAGACCCAGAGAGATGCCAATCGTCACAGCAGACAAG ATTTCAGTGGAGCAGAAGAAAAGTCTGCTGTCTCGACCTGTTGACCTGCTTCTTTCACTTGTGTTACTCGGAGCAATGGCCTTCTCTGTTTTCAGAGGCTTT GTGGTGCTGGACTGTCCTCTAGATGCCTGTTTCACCTACATCTACCAGTACGAGCCCTACCTCAAAGACCCAGTTGGCTTTCCCAGGGTTATG ATGCTGGTGTATTTGTTCTATGCTCTGCCCCTGCTGACTGTCTTCATCTATGGTCTGAAAACACCTGGATGCGGCTGGATGTTGGACTGGACCATCTTCTTTGCTGGGGCCATGGCTCAG ACCCAGTGGTGCCATATCGGAGCATCTCTGCACTCCCGCACTCCCTTCACGTACCGAGTTCCAGCAGACAAGTGGTGGCCTGTTATCATCCTCAATGTGCTGCTTGCTGCTGCGCCGGCTCTGCTGGCCCTGCGCTGCCATACCAACCCCGCTTATTTTCTGAAACCTGTTCCCAAGGGACAGACCAACAGcgagaagaagaaaaactag